Within Bacteroidota bacterium, the genomic segment ACTCTACCGATGTCAATACATCTGGGAGACGGTTGTAGGCATAGTTACCTAGATTTGTTGGATCTATAGATTTTAATCCTGTTGCAACTATTACATTTCCAAATTCAAGTTCCCGATTATTAATGGTTGATTTAAAGTTTCCAATATATCCAAATACTTCGTCAACTTCAGAATTAAAAAAGACTTCAATTTTCTCATTATTCTCAACACTCTTTATCATCATTGCTAGCATTTGCTGAGCACTTTGAAAATAAGGAAAAGTGAGATCAATGTTTTTTGCATGTCCTCCAAGCTTATCAGATTTTTCAATTAGATATACCTGTCTACCTGAATTTGCAATCTCTAAAGCAGCAGATATACCTGCTACTCCACCTCCAATAATCATGGTTTTTGAATCTATTTCAACAGATCGCTTCTCCAAAGCTTCATGGAATTGAACTTTGTTTATAGCAGCAGCTAACAAACTTTTAGCTTTTTTGGTTGCTGCATCCCTATCCAAATGTACCCATGACACTTGCTCCCTAATATTGGCCATTTCAAACATGTAAGGATTCAGACCGGCATTTTCCAGTGCTTTTCTAAAAGTAAGCTCATGTATTCGTGGTGAACATGCTGCAACTACAATTCGGTTCAATTTATTCTCCTTAATATCCTTAACAATTAAATCTTGTCCAGGATCGGAACACATATATTTATAAGTCTTTGATAGTGCTACATTGGGCAAGCTCGCAATTTCTTCTGAGACTTTCTCAACATCAACCATTTTGGCAATATTGGTTCCGCACCAGCAAACATATACACCTATTCTAATTTCTTCCATACATCTATTTTTATGCAGCTTGAGCTATTTCAATTTTATGATTTCTCTTGTAAGCAGCTTTCTTCAATCGTGAAAAATAGGCCGCAAAAGGACGATAGGCTAAGTGTGACCACTTTGAGAATGGTACTTCCACAACTATCATAGGAACCAGTATTGCTAAGTGAATAACAAATGTAAAATATGTGGCAACAGGTAATCCCGTTAATCTAAAAATATGAATAAGAATCCCTGTTATTGTTGTTAAACCCAAAAGAATAAGAAATAACCAATCGGATACATGTGAATATTCAAATTTCACATCACTCTTTTTAAATCGACCTATTGCTGTATACACCAGAAAGAACAACAATCCAAATGTGGCATAATAACCAAGTATTCTTTGCCAGTTATACCAAGGCTTAACTTCTTCAATTTGAAACTTGGGAAGCAACGCAACAATTACAGTAAACATGATTGTATAGCTAGTCATTAGTAGTAAATGACCAATCCAATAATTCTTTTTATCACATTTTGAGAACTTTGGTTGGGCTACAAAGTTGAAGAGCAAATGCCAGGCTTCCACAAAGTAGGAATAAAGCGGTATTCTAATACTCTTATCCTTTAAAATAACTTTATTGTACATATTTAATATATTAGAGATAAGCAGCAATGCAACTAAAATAGCCATTGTAAGGTCTCCAATTTCAACAAAGTGTAAAAACTCAATATTTGTTATACCGTTTACAAGACTATTAATCATAACTCCTCCTTGATCGTTAATAAACGATTCAGGATTTGTAAAAATTGCTTTCGCAGGAGGAAGGAAAACAGCAAAAAGAGCAATAACCAATAAGGCAAAAAAGCCGAGAAATCCATATTCCCATTTATGAGATGTGTAGAATTTCTTACTCAAACCAGTCCAATCATAAACCGATGTCAGATACCTTCTTAATGTCATCATTAATTCTCCCGGATTCGCATCGCGTGGACAAGTTTGGGAGCATTCTCCACAATAATAACAAAGCCATGGATCTACATTCATGGTTAACTTATCTTTCAATCCCATTTGTATTTGTCGAATTCCTTTTCGCGGAAACAAAAATCCATTTTCTGTTAAAGGACAAATAGCTGTACAATTTCCACAATGAAAGCAATCGTTCCATTCACTAATTCCATAGGACTTTAATTCCTTTTTTAAATCTGTATTTATAGTATACCTCATGATTTAACCTCCGTGATTAATTCATTGACACGATTTTCAATATCTTTAAATGATAGGTCGAATACACTTTTTTCAACTTTATTATTGATTATATTTTGCAATACTCTCGAAGCTGCGGCAGATGCTTGTGCTACTGTATCAGGAATATCTTTTGGCCCCTGACAAAGTCCGGCAATGGAAACTCCACCACTGTTTGTATTCACAGGATCGCTTAAGGAATTGGATTCATTATACCAGCCATTACCGTCTTGTGTAATTTTTAGCATTTTTGCCAATTCAGAAGCTTTGTTAGCTGGTTCCAAACCAACAGCCAGAATTACCATGTCCAATTCATCTTCCAGCATTCGATCGTTTAGCATATCCTCACTTCTCAACAAAAGCT encodes:
- a CDS encoding 4Fe-4S dicluster domain-containing protein: MRYTINTDLKKELKSYGISEWNDCFHCGNCTAICPLTENGFLFPRKGIRQIQMGLKDKLTMNVDPWLCYYCGECSQTCPRDANPGELMMTLRRYLTSVYDWTGLSKKFYTSHKWEYGFLGFFALLVIALFAVFLPPAKAIFTNPESFINDQGGVMINSLVNGITNIEFLHFVEIGDLTMAILVALLLISNILNMYNKVILKDKSIRIPLYSYFVEAWHLLFNFVAQPKFSKCDKKNYWIGHLLLMTSYTIMFTVIVALLPKFQIEEVKPWYNWQRILGYYATFGLLFFLVYTAIGRFKKSDVKFEYSHVSDWLFLILLGLTTITGILIHIFRLTGLPVATYFTFVIHLAILVPMIVVEVPFSKWSHLAYRPFAAYFSRLKKAAYKRNHKIEIAQAA